gtcctgttggaaggtgaaccttcaccccagtctgaggtcctgagcacgcGCTAATCAAGGacatctgtactttgctccgttcatctttccctcgatcctgactagtctcccactcCCTGCTGCTGAGAACAtcttcacagcatgatgctgccaccaccatgcttcaccctagggatggtgccaggtttcctccagacgcttggcattcaggccaatagttaaaccttggtttcatcagaccagataatcttgtttctcatggtctgagagtcctgtaggtgccttttggcaaactccaagcggatgGTCATGTGAATTTTACCGAGGAGTAGCTTCCGCTTAGCCACTCTACCAGaaaggcctggttggtggagtgctgcagagatggttgtccttctggaaagtacgcccatctccacagagaaactctggagctctgtcagagtgaccatcggattctcggtcacctccctgaccaaagcccttctcccccgattgcccaggcagccagctctaggaagagtcttggtttccaaacttcttccatttaagaacaaTGGAGGCCACGGTTCTTGGGACCTTAAATGATgcaaatctgtgcctcgactcGAGCTCTACGgccaattccttcaacctcatggcttggtttttgcactgacaactgtgggaccttatatagacaggcgtgtgcacctttccaaatcatgtccaatcaattgaattaccACAGGtacaataaagttgtagaaacatctcaagggtgatcaatggaaacaggatgcaccggagctcaatttggagtctcgtagcaaagggtctgaacacttatgtagaGAAGGTATTTATTTtgtataaatgtgcaaacatttctaataacctgttttcacgtagtcattatggggtattgtgtgtaaattgatgaggaaaacattgaATGTAATCcttattagaataaggctgtgacaaaAAGACCCCATTCCTGTGAAAAGGGTAAGGGGTCTGACACTAGTCTGACACGTCCACATATAAAAAAGAGAAAGCACCCCACCACCAATGTAGAAAGCCCTTCTTTCACAGCAGTCTACACccatctctgtagagacctgcAGATAAAGGCAAACTCATTTTTTGAGCAATTTCCAATTCTACATGAATAGGCACCGCATGTACAAGGTTGAACTTGAACACATGCCTCTCCCCGTAACTATTTTTATTTCATAATTGAGCCATTGAGGTTTATATATTCAATCCATATGTAAACAGGCAAGATCATTTAATGTATTTAATTTTAAATATTTAGATAGTTCTATTTCAATCACTAATATACAAACAGGAAACACGCGTTACAGTGGGTCACTGAGTCAGGAGACAATCTGCTGTCTAATACACTACATCTGCAGAAACACCCACACGTCTAATAGTAGCAGAACAGAATCAACCATACCTAGTCCTAGAAATAAAATATACACTGATATGATTGTGTAGATGTCTTGAGACTAGAGTTTAGCATATCTACATCGTGTTTGTGTTGGAGCTTAAATTTAGGATTGCATTCATGCGTCATTTCAAATGTGGAGTTTGATAGCAAGATGACCCATCAACATGCTCACTGTTTAGTAGTACAACTTTTTACTGCTTTGAAATGAGACAACATTTCTAGTCAACTGGGGAAATGAAGAGATTGTTTGATTGACACCTCCAAAAGGCCCATTTAAGATTGTAATGGAAcctaaatatattttttcttgcATAATGGCTTCGTTCCAGCTATGTTGCTGGGAACAAGGTCTTTGTAACAACAAACAGATTCTACATTTTCTGCAATTTGAATACAGAGACTGGTATTGTCATCGACCGTTGCCCATGCAGAACACATGAAATCTGTAGTTGCTAGAGGGCTGTTTCATGGCCATGGGCTCATGCTAGGTATAAAGAATACATCTACACAAACGGGCACAAGTGATTTCATCACAGTACAGCCACAAAATATCTGTTAATGAATCAACCAAGTTCCACTGCAGCTCTGTACACATGGTCATACTGAACAGTCTGACATTGGCTTGTAGACGGGTCAATGACTGTGTCACATATCTGGATCAGAGGTTGGAATATGGGGATATTGAATGGATAGGAGTGTGTATGTAGTGCATGTGCAAGTGTGGCAGAAGAGCAGATCCAGAAAGGCCAGAAGAGGGGGCTTTCTCACAAGCCATACGTGGGGAGTAACAGGTGTAGGCTGGCAAGCAACTGAAGTGTACTTCCATCTTAACAACCAGAGGGGCAATTTTGAAGAGTCTCCAATGGGGGGTGTCATGCAGCATAGACCACCTTCCCAGACCACAGGCCCCTGGAACCAGGCAGCCATccggaggtagggagaggggactgAGGGTGTGGTCTGGAGGAGAAGCTCTTAGAAGATCTGGATCATGGACTCCCGAGATTTTCCGACTCCAATCCATTTCACTGCGGGTGAAGAGGAGTTATTGAAAAGCTTTACCAATAAAAACACCAAATGTCCCCAGATATACCTATGACCTCTACAACTGGACATGAATGTggtaaggagggggggggggttcttacCGGGCACACCGAGGTGCTCCTCAATGTAGCGGACATATTTCTGGGCGTTCTCTGGCAGCTCATCGAACGTTCTGACGGCAGAGGTGTCACTGTTCCAACCTGGCAGGGTGGCATACTGAACCTCAACACTTTGTAAGACTTCCTGGTTGGCTGGGGAGAGGTGGGGACAATGTCAGGCCATTGGCTACCATAAACGTCTTAAGATCAGACTTGGTGGCAGCTGAGCGGGgtattggcaggtagcctagcggttagagcgttgggccagtgacTGAAAGGTTACTAGTTCaaatacccgagctgacaaggtgaaaaatcagtCTGTgcgctcttgagcaaggcacttacccCTAATTGGTTCCAGGAGCACCATATATTAAGCAAGTtcaggagactaaactgcttggattaaccctggattgtaaacagtcatggtcaaaacatattgatacaaaaGTAGCTAAGATGGGAAGAGGCATGTCCATAATAAATGCAcagctctgccttcttaacactatcaacaaggcaggcccTACATGCCCTagttgtcacacctggactacttttctgtcatgtggtcaggtgccacaaagagggactaaggagaattgcaattggctcagaacagggcagcatggctggcccttggatgtacacagagctaacaataatatgcatgtcaatctctcctggctcaaagtggaagagagattcaCAAAAACAACTAGTGATGAAGTCAGAGGTATTGACATGTAGAAAGCACCGAGGTGtctttaaactactagcacacagcgcCGACACCcagcataccccacaagacatgccacctgaggtctcttcacagtccccaagtccagaacagactatgagaggtgcacagtactacaaaTAGCCATgaatacatggaactctattccacatcaggtaactgatgcaagcagcaTAATCAGATTGAGCAAAAATTACAATACGCCTTATGGAACCTcatggactgtgaagagacacacacaatctacacacacacacacatacatagtgATTGTAGatgtgatagtagagtagtggcctgagagaacacaatgtgttgtgaaatgtaatgtattaaatgtgttaactgccttaatgttgctggaccccaggaagagtagctgctgatttgGCAGGAACTAAATGGGGATCCTTATTAAATACAAATCCTACTATGGCCGACCATGTAAAACACATTTCACAtttatgtgacaataaaacattgtTTTTTGGGGGAATAATGCAATTAGGCATATAATATGCTCCCTTATCTGGTTCACTTCATCCAGCCTACCTGGAAAATGAGGTATATTTTCACCATCCACAGAGTATGACACACCAACTTTGATCTCAGGGAGCACATCCAAGATGTCTAGCTTGGTGAGAGCTAAGCTGAACAGGAAGACAACAGAACATTGGGAGGTTAGCAGGCATGTTACCAACACCCAAATGCAGGATCTGTACAACGCTGATAAGGTCTATTTAAGTATACTGAGACCGTAGGTAAAAAGCGGGAGGTGTGGTGATGGACAGTACAGAGTTGAAGGAGTGGGAACTCACGCAGTGAAGCCGTTAATCATGTGGGCATATTTGATGAGCACGAGGTCCAGCCAACCGCATCTCCTTTTACGGCCCGTGGTCACACCCACTTCTTTCCCCCTCGTCTGCAGGAGCTCCCCAACGTCCTTCAAGGAAAGACGCACTCAATAATCACTTTAAGATCACTGACAAAGTAAACCATGGCCTTGTCAAGTTTTAAAATGTCGCCATTCTCTGTCCTGTCCAGGTGAAGAAACTGGTAGTTCCGTTATTCTATGGATTATTTCACAAGCTCCACCAGAGGGAGCTGTTTAACAACCAACTATCGTTCCCAAAACTGTTTGACACCCACACAGTCACATGCCTGTGATGttcacagaatacacactggaTTTCAGAACTCTGATGACTCAATCAGCAACTATGCCATACCCCCCCACATTGACACTACAGTCTACTCACACTGGATACAGAGAGCAGGAAACACAGCCTTGTGAACCAATATGACTGTAGCCTGCAGCGGTTAAAGACATTAAGGCCTGGCTTCCCTCAAGGTAGACAGGCTGACATTCTTACATTGAACTGCTCAGAGGGAAAGGCTCCGATGCCAACCCGGGTGGTGTAGGCCTTGACCACGCCGTACACCTCACCCACGTTCTGAGGCGGCATGCCTAGGCCCGTGCACACCCCGCCTACTGTGCAGTTAGACGAGGTCACGAAAGGGTACGTTCCTGAAACCAACATGCCAAAGGGATACAACACCATCTTATTTCCTTCTCTGTCTTCCTCAGATAAGACATGACAATGCATTGGTGCTGCAGTCAAGTTACAGCAGATGATTATAATAGCAATGACTGtgttaacatacagtaccagtattATCTACATTGCcgaataatgaagacatcaaaactttgaaacagatggaatcatgtggtaaccaaaacaaaaagtgttaaacaaatcgaaaatgtattttatatttgagattcttcaaagtagccaccctttgccttgacagcgttgtacactcttggcataagctcaaccagcttcacctggaatgctttcccacatatgcggagcacttgttgactgcttttccttcacactgtggtccaactcatcccaactgggttgaggttgggtgattgtggaggccatatcatcagatgcagcactccatcactctccttcttgatcaaatagcccttacacagcctggaggtgtgttgggtcattgtcctgttgaaaaacaaaatgatagCCTCACAacacgcaaaccagatgggaaggtgtatcgctgcagaatgctgtggtagccatgctggttaagtatcccttgaattctaaataaatcctagtgacaccagcaaagcacccccaccaccgcctcctccaagcttcacggtgggaaccacatgcagagatcatccgttcacctacttcgcatctcacaaagacacggcggttagaaccaaaactcaaatttggactcatcggaccaaaaggacagatttccacccgactaatgtccattgcacgtgtttcctggcccaagcaagtctttttttcttattggtgtatgtgctttagtagtggtttcttggcagcaattcaaccatgaaggcctgattcacagtctcctctgaacagttgatgttgagatgtgtgttaCTAGAACTctatgaaacatttatttgggctgcaatttctgaggctggtaactctaatgaatgtatcctctccagcagaggtaactgggtcttccattcctgtggcggtcctcatgagagacagtttcatcagtGCTTGGtttttcttgaaattttccagattgactgaccttcatgttttaaatgaatgatggactgtaatttctttggttatttgagctgttcttgccataatatggacttggtcttttaccaaacagggaTATCGtcagtataccacccctaccttgtcacaacaactgattggcgcaaatgcattaaggaaagaaattcagcAAAttcacaaggtacacctgttcattgaaatgcattccaggtgactaccttatgaagctagttgagagaatgccaagagtgtgcaaagctatcatcaaggcaaagggtggctatttgaagaatctcaaatatatttgatttgtttaaccttttttggttactacacgattccatgtgttatttcatagttgatgtcttcactattattctacaatgtagaaaatagtaaaaataaaaactcttgaatgagtaggtgtgtcagaacttttgactggtactatagctTGTAATACAAGTAAAGGAAACTAAATGCTTCAGTCTTAACATGACATGCAAACAATCTCCCTATCAGATGTGCTTAAACAGAGGTGGATTTTCCAGTCCAGGTTAATGGGCCTTTCAGATCCGAGGGGTTGAGAAATCCCACCCATAAATGTCTGCACAGGTGCCAAAACAAAAAACATTCTCCTTTATGCAAAACATTAGCAAAGCCATATGATACCTCCTTTCACCTACTACCATTGTGTCAAGGAAAAAGAAAATGGTGACCGTCAGTAAGTAGCAACCCTCTCCTTCAGCAGTTGTGTTTATGGACTATGGCATGCTTTGTGACAGAAATATCTGAAAGTGACACTAGACAGCATAGCTCAGAGTCATGCACGGTATAAGAGTGCTCTCTGGTGTTCGGAGCAGTGAACAGGTTGTTCCAATCCTTATGACAGCTCCGATACAACTGTTTCAGTAGAGTTAACTCACCAGTAAAAACGGCTTGAATTTCCAGCCGACTTCTTGAAGACCATCCGTTTGTTAGCTTGACCAGTTCAATGGGGGTTAATTGGCAATTGACACAGTGAAAGGGGTTAATTGACATTATGACATAGTGGGGGATACTCACCAAAGTCAATATCTAAGAGGGCAGCGTTGGCTCCTTCTACCAGGATCTTTTTGGGAGGTCCATGTAGGGCCTCGTACATGTAGAAGACGCCATCTTTCACCATATGCTTTAACTTCTCCACGTAATCCTGGACAagaacaccacacacacgtaACGCTAAAAATACACTGAAATGTAGGAAGGACATAATGTATCCAGTGATCTGCTAATTCAACTGATATGGAGGACCTGATTCTGACCTTCAACTTGCACAACTCTCCATCGATGTCAATCACCAGGGTCGGGTACATAGACTGATACTGCGAGGCTAAGACTTTAAATCTACAGAGGATAGACATCAATACAGTTCCATTTGAATCTTACCAGAGCTAGTTGTACTCTGACTAACAGGAGGATAGCCATTATTGGCCATATGAGAACAAGGCCACACCCTCACCTTTCAGAGAACTGCGTGAAGTCAGACATGAGGTCACATATCCGGAGGCCGCTGCGGGCTGCTTTGGCTGAGTACACTGGGCCAATCCCCTTTTTTGTTGTTCCGAGGCTGGGTGTGGAATACAGGGAACAATACGGAGTCACTGCCTCGACATCAACCACACACACCGGTCCTTCAACATGTatttgtgtgtgactgtgtaaggTCAGACGTGATGGAGTTGTAGGGAAGTAGCTACTATTCTAAGTAGTGTTTATGGGTCTGGAACATCGCCTGCTGCTGACTGAAACAATGGCGCTGCCGTGAGGGTTGGAGAGCATCatcacagtcacatggtgctgctAGTCTGGTGTCATAACGTCCCTGGTCTGATGTGGGGATGACTTCTCATGTGAGAAAGACCTTATCAGTGAGGATATAAGTGGTCTTCTGGAGCAGAGACAGGGTATCATGAGTACGAAACCCTCCAGCAAGACAGAAAAATAACAGGTCCACCACGAGACTCCTGGAACAAGTCATACTGTTACTGCAGGAGATCTAATCTAAGCCTCTGTTCTCTGAGGTAAGAGTGAAGTTGTAAAGCCTTGTGGAATTTCAACACCATAACTGGTAATATAAGCCTATATAAGCCATCACATGACTAGCAGGTAACCGTAGTAACCTGCAATAGCTCTATGACTAACTGGTAACAAACAGGAACCTGCAATAGCTACATTAGTGTAGGATTTGTTTGCTATTCCTGAATATGGAATAAACCCGACTACAGTATGAGAGAAATGTGGCTAATCACAGCCAATTCTTTCAGGCAGAACGCACAAGGCAAAACTGTTAAAACCGCTCCACAACACCGGTGCAGAGAACAACGTTGGGATATTTCATATTTGACATCTTTGGAGTCTTCAGTCAGTTGAGGTTGTTCCAGTACTTATGGTAGCTAGACTTTATGCTGAAAAGGTTTATACTGCGTATCCTCCATAGGAAGGGAATCTTGTTTTTCAGCTCTGCTTCAAGCTGGAGCCAGTTACGGTTGTTTCATATTACAAGGCTGGACGCATGGAAGGGCTAATATACTACACATTCAACCCCCCAAAATGATGTTTTACAGCACTGCTGCAAGCTGAACCATTACTGAGCCATAAACCAGGAGAATGACAGGTGGCGGGTTCTTACTTCTTGCCTGCTTGCTCTTGTCTCTGCTGCTCTTGCACACCGTCGACCGCTTGATGGAAATCAAACACTgtgggaggtagagaagggcAAACTCACAATCCTGGTCACCTCACCCCCGCTTCTCTGCTCCTCACTAAAACCTAGCGTAGTATCCCAATTATCTCCCCGGAAGTGTTCCCTTGTGCACTCGACACCCATTTAAAGGCATTGGATTGGTTGGAGAATCCACAACAGTTCTAACACCAATCCTTCATTTTAAAATCCATGAAGGGAAGTGAGCAGTAGTGTCTGTTGCTCTTTTCCAGTCAGAAATTACCCCTCTTTCTCACAGGGGCCATAGAAAATCAGATTTCTTTTGCCCAATTCCCTTTTTTCGCTTAGTAGAGCCTTCACAAGGCCGCTTTTGGGACTACAGTATCGTATAAAATCTGCATTTTCTCCATTTAGTTTCAGGTTTTTCGCCCTCAAAACTCATTTTGATAGAAATCCAAATGAGTTTTTCTAAGTACACagcaatgcttaaaccacatcaggaggtTACTTTTGAGGTCTGcgggaaaacatttttttttttgcttagTTACCCTTTAATTCCACTGTGCACCAGCAAGAGGCTGTTTTTAGGGGTGTTTTGTAGCGCACGTGATGGtagtttgcaaaacaaatattTACTGGATGGATAAAAAAtaatgatatcattctgccaggtaagcataggctactttgtagttaaTATTTCATTGAGAAGGTTTTTAGGAAAGCCTTTCCAGCTACCAGAAGACTTTATTAACATTGTCGCTAACGGCTACACAACGTGGTAAACAAGCCCACTGCACAGACAGGGAATTCTCATTGTCTCTTCAGAAAGTTGCAGGAAATACATATCACTGATTCATTTTGTTCATGTCTTATGATAAACTTGGGCAAACTAATACATGTTCAATACATTTTGTGGATTCCCTACTATGCATTTCAGAATTTTGTTGGGCCCTATAGTCCCTAAAGCTAAGGCACTACTGAGCAAAAGCGGTTTATAAGTAGGGTCCTTTTTGGGGAATTTCTCGCTGCGCTGACTGGACAGTTTGGCACTTCTGACACTGAGCACACGGACAAAACATCTAAAGGCTCTCTGAACAACAAGTCTAGTGGAGTAGAGTTTACCACTTAAAGGGTAAACCAAACAGGATCAAAGGACAGATAATACAACAAACAATTCAGTCATTTATGTGTGTAAAAAACTAATTTCCCTTTTCCCTCCACACCTCTTTATGCATAAAATGGACCAAGGTTGggctaagggggggggggggggaagaagaCTGAATAATGTAGCCTAATAAAAGTCTAAGAGATTCTGCttttcacaacaacaaaaaagcttaAGTCAGAGTGAACAAGATTCATGTAACATTTGACTTAAAACAGGTCTTCGGAGTGCATCTTTGGTCAAATCAACCCCTCCTTATAGCTACTTTGAGGAAAAATCAACTTACCAtgactgatatgtggttgtcccacctagccatCTTAAGAATGcactaagtcactctggataagataaTGTGCTAAATGACTCcgatgtaaatgtactgtatgtacaaaaTACAAAAGGTTCCTTAAACAGCTAAGCTAATCTATTGGCCACCTtcacacaccccccccccccccctcccccaaataACATAAACATGTTCTCCATGAAAGCCTCCAAGTCACACAGCATTTTTGGATCTCTTCTGGGCAGCAGCTTTGCACAGACCCTGGCAGTGGTATTCACTAACTAAGAGCACAACTTTAACTGATAAAccgataaaataaaaaatagtaaTTAGGCAAgccagataagaacaaattcttatttacaatgacggcctaccccggccaaacccggacggggctgggccaattgtgtgccatccCCTATGGAATAAAGTATGATAAGCTCTGCTTTTCAAAATGTGACAATTGGAATGCATTTATGatgaaaataaaaacattgaCGGAAAAGAGAAAGCTGATTCATTATCCCCATGAACTGTAGTCCTGTAACATTCTATATAGTAGAgtatagagcaggggtgtcaaacattgTGAGGGGATCCAATCCAGGCCAGCAAGTGGAACAAACTCAAGATACTTtcaaatgactaaaaccaaataAAAACTGTGTAGAAATGGACCCACATTCATACAGTTTATTGACTGTATCTAGCTAATAAATCACTGAAATGTAAGCTAAACAGTCAGGGAGCATAGAAAATTCCCAAAATGATGGCATGGAATGGATGGACagcaatgaaataacacattcagTCCAGTCTTCCAAACGTCGTTGAAGAACGAATGCGGCCCCAGGGACAACATTAGTTTGACACCTTTAGTAGAGAgtatggggctcccgagtggcacagtggtctaagacactgcatctcagtgcaagaggcatcactgcagtacctggttccaatccaggctgcatcatggcagagtcccatagggcagcacacaattggcccggtATTGTCCatgtttggccagggtaggcagtcattgtaaataagaatgttcttaaactgactagcctagttaaacatttttttattttttataaatagaGCTTATAATGCAGCTGAAGTTGTAATGTAAAGGCCCTTAAAGAAAAGCCTGAGGCAGGGCTTACCAATGTGTGCTCGGTCTGAAATGATCAGCCTCTTGTCCCAGCCCACCAGACCTGAAAACACACAAGACATCTGACAGTAGCCCCTTTAAGCAATACGGCAATCATCCAGGCATCAGAGTAAAAGGGAATATTAAAACAGGATAGCTGCTTCATACTCACTTTTGCCTTTGCGCATATTCTTCTCAGCCTCCTCAAAGAGGCCAGGCAGATGGATCACTACCCCATTACCTGCGGAACAGACACAGGCAACATGGAAGATGTGGAGAAAGTGATGCATCAGTAACCAAACAGGGAAGTGAACAAAAGTACTTTCCCATGAAGTAAATAAATATGCAAGTTAACATTCTATATGTTCAACTGCTTACGAGTCGTGGTTAAGAGCCAGAGGACATCTTTGTTACGTGTCACCAAAATAGACtagaccagtggtcaccaacctttgagTCAATATGCATGCCGAAACCTACTGCTCTGATTTTTTATTAACatgactttaaaaaaaatgtaagccCACGCatcattaaccaattaaaaacaatactgcagcaatgaggtttgtgcagtacgCTATagacccaatacattatcaccacATAATGACTTTGCATGAATTTAcctgccaatgcattgttgttcgggacattaaaaaaatatatatttcaaaattTGAGGTCGcctatatgatcacactggtaatagatcCATTGTTGTATTCCTTGTGAGGCACATCTGAGTGAACATATCTGCTgtttattttactgggctgatggtaCCTGCATCTGGTGGTccgtctcagcggagggagagagcagtagactgagggtcagtctcagcggagggagagagcagcagactgagggtcagtctcagcggagggagagagcagcagattgagggtcagtctcagcggagggagagagcagcagattgagggtcagtctcagcggagggagagagcagcagactgagggtcagtctcagcggagggagagagcagcagactgagggtccgtctctcaacatccctcccctctcccttccctccactgacactgaccaaaaagggacacctTCCAGATGATGGTGAAACTCTAGTCGCACCGCatttttctgcctcatgcacaaattcatgttgttacgcCTATGAAGAGAGTTTTGGATTCAAGGTTAAACTTGGAACATTGTTATACTGAAAAGTATAGGAAAATTATGGCACCCCTCATGTCTCTTTTGTAACTAATGAAGTTTAGGAGGGGCTGAGTGCAGGGGAAACAATTGCATGTGACAGTACTGAAGGGGAGAAACCATTGAAGGCTCATATCACTTAGTTCCCTGCTTAGCAAGAGTGATGGTATGAATACCACCACGGGGGAAGC
The Oncorhynchus nerka isolate Pitt River linkage group LG28, Oner_Uvic_2.0, whole genome shotgun sequence genome window above contains:
- the LOC115115913 gene encoding adenylosuccinate synthetase isozyme 2-like, encoding MSESRRKDAAQNGAAHSTSTEPHVARPNVGNRVTVVLGAQWGDEGKGKVVDLLAQDADIVCRCQGGNNAGHTVVVDSVEYDFHLLPSGIINPKVTAFIGNGVVIHLPGLFEEAEKNMRKGKSLVGWDKRLIISDRAHIVFDFHQAVDGVQEQQRQEQAGKNLGTTKKGIGPVYSAKAARSGLRICDLMSDFTQFSERFKVLASQYQSMYPTLVIDIDGELCKLKDYVEKLKHMVKDGVFYMYEALHGPPKKILVEGANAALLDIDFGTYPFVTSSNCTVGGVCTGLGMPPQNVGEVYGVVKAYTTRVGIGAFPSEQFNDVGELLQTRGKEVGVTTGRKRRCGWLDLVLIKYAHMINGFTALALTKLDILDVLPEIKVGVSYSVDGENIPHFPANQEVLQSVEVQYATLPGWNSDTSAVRTFDELPENAQKYVRYIEEHLGVPVKWIGVGKSRESMIQIF